The following nucleotide sequence is from Pseudarthrobacter psychrotolerans.
CTCGAAGGACGGCTGGGGATCGGCGGCCCCCGGGTGGTGTTGTCGAAGCCGATGAGCTACATGAACGTTTCCGGCGGCCCCGTGGCCGGCCTGGCAAACTTTTACGGCATTGATCCGGACCACGTTGTTGCCGTGCACGATGAGATTGATGTCCCGTTCAACACCGTCAAGCTGAAATGCGGCGGCGGCGAAGGTGGCCACAACGGCCTCAGGGACATGTCCAAGGCGCTGGCAACCAAGGATTACCTGCGGGTACGGGTGGGCGTGGGACGCCCGCCAGGGCGGATGGACACTGCAGACTACGTTCTGCGCGATTTTGGCACTACAGAGCGCAAGGACCTTCCGTTTTTGCTCGATGAGGCAGCCGATGCTGTTGAGATGCTGGTCAGGGACGGACTTACTGCGGCCCAGCAGAAGTTCCATCCGGCCAGGTCAGACGTCTAGCAATAAAACTTAAAACCGCATGTCCCTGTTTACCTGCGCTTGCCAAGGGGTAGTCTTCTTTCTAAGCGGGGGAGCGATGGGGCTAATCCCGCTTTAGTGGGATGTAGGGGACAAGTTCATGTCAATCGAGCCACTCAGCTGGGGACGTGGGTCACCGCTCAACGACGTTGAGCTGCTCACGGACACTGCGGGCGTAATAGAGCCACAGCGATGGTCCGTGCCTGCGCGCAGCGCCAACCTCGAAGCGGTCCGTACCGCCCTGACCAGCCTCGACTCCCTGGGAGTCGTCATCACCGGCGGCCGCGGCGTAGGCAAGTCATCTTTGGCCAGGACCGCCGTCTCCGAACTTGGCCCGGATATCTGGACGTTGCAGCTGCGCAGCGGCCCCTCGTCCGGCACAACGCCCTACGGTTGCCTGGCTTTCCTGCTGGCCCGGCTGCCCCAGGCATACATGGGTTCGCCCACAGCTATCCTTCGAGGCATTACCTCCCTCATCAAAAGCGATGCCGCGGGGCGCCAGTGTGTCATCACGCTGGACACCGCCGGCAGCATTGATGATATGAGCGCCGGTGTCCTGCTCAACATCCTCCTGACCGGGACAGCCCGCATGGTCGCCGTGGCACCCATGATCAGTGATCTTCCGGCCGACTTCCACTGGCTCCTGAACGACCGCAGGCTCACCGAGGTCAGGCTTGACAACCTCAATGAGCTGCAGACCCGCCAGGTGCTGCTTTCCCTGCTTGGCCACCGTGTTTCGGCATCCCTGGTCAGTACCTTCCACACCATGGTGGGCGGCAACCCACTGCTCCTGAAAGCACTTGTCACCGAGCAGCAGCATTCGGGGAACCTGGTTCTGTCCGACTCCGTTTGGACGCTCCGGGACAAGGTGGTTCTTGACGGCGCGGCCAGCCTTGACGACATCGTGCGGTCCCAGTGGACCCGGAAGTCTCCGGAGGAGCGGGATGTTATCGAAATGCTCTCCTGCGCCCGGAGCGTGGAACTGTCCAGGTTGACCGCCGTCTACGGCGCCGGCGTGGTGGCCGACATGGAGGATTCGGGCCTTCTGGAGATCGACGCATCGGATAACCGATGGGTTTCACTGCGTGAAAAATACCTCGGCGACGTCGTCCGCTCCTGGCTCAGCATCACTCGGCGAAGGGAGCTGCGGAGCCTGCTCCTGGGCCGCACGGAACCTGACCCGGCCACCATGACGGTGGAAGAGCTGATGGCGTTCGGCGCCTGGACCCAGGAATGCGAGGCCGAGTTGAGTCCGGCCATGGCGCTGGCCGCAGCCGAAGCCGCAGTGCAGCTCTTTGACCCTTATTCTGCCCTCAAATATGCCGAGACACTGAAGCGGAATGATCCCCAGTGGGTGCCTGCCCAGCGGCAGAAGGCTGCGGCGCACCTGCTCATGGACCTCCCGGTGCAGGCCATGGCAGCACTGGACGATATTTCCCAGCCGCAGCTGGACACCCTGGACGTCGAGGAGTTCGCCCGGGTGATCGCGGCCAAGTCACGGGTCATGGTCTGGCTTCCCGAACACACCGCCCGGGTGCCGGAGATGCTGCAGACGGCACGGGAGCGGCTTGGCGTGGGGCCAGGGATCGCGAAGGGCTGGCCGGAACCGCTGGCTGCGGCGGCCAACCGGATCAGCCTGAGCGAATTCGAGTACCAGGCCTTTGTGGGAGACTACGCCTCCGCCTTACCGGCAATGGAAGCTGCGGCGGACCCCGAACAGAATCCGGACACCTGGTTCCGGATGAACTCGGCGGTGATCCTCATGCCCGCCCTGTCCATGACCGGGCGGGAAATGGACGCCCTGAGCCTGATGAGGCAGCTGGGCGGGCAGATCTCGGACGCCGCCGAGATCGTGGGGCTGCGTGAGAGGTTCGCCGGCCGGGCGTACAACGTGCTCCTGATGGCAGGGCAGTGGCGCCGGTGCATTGACCTCCTGGATCCGCCTTCCGCGCGCGACTTCCACCGGCTCCCTTACCGGAGCGCCGCCGCGGAGCTCTCGGCCGGCATCGCGTACGTGTACTCGGGCCGGGGTGCCGTGGCCCTTGACTCGCTGCTCTCGGCGGCTGCACAGCTGGAGTTGCGGCCCGTCCAGAGCATGCTCCGTGCCGCCTACGCTGCCATCGCTTTCGCATATGCTCAGATCGGCAATGCAGGCCAGTCCCGGAAGTATCTTGACAGGCTGCAGCGGACAGCGGGTGCTGCCGACCACGCCACCCGGAGCAGCACTGAGTTCTGTGCTGATATGGCCGCCCGTTGGCTGGGGGACAGCGACGCAGCAACCCGACTGAAGCAGTCTGCCCGCCGCGACATCGCGGCGGGCAGGTTCACCCTTGCCGGGATCAGCCTGCTCGGAGCCACGGTCAACGGCACGGAGGCTGACTTCCGGCTGATGGAACAAGTGGCCGGGCACAGACAGGGCCCCTTGGCGGAAATTTCGCGGCTGATCGCCGTGGGCAGCCGGACGCACGACGCCAAAACGTTGCTTGCCGGCGGTGAGCTGGCAGCTACCCTGGAACTGGATGCCGTTGAGGCCCGCTGCATGGCGCTGGCCGTTGACTACGCCCGGCAGGCCGGCGACTCGGTCTCAGCGAGGACGGCACAGGCCCGGCTGGACATCCTGGCAGCCACAGTGGCAAGCCTGCCGATCATACCGAGCAACGGCAGCCCGCTCCTGACCGCCAGGGAGAGGCAGATCGCGCGGCTGGCCGGCCGGGGCGCGTCAAACCGTGACATCGCCGTGGAGATGGGCGTGTCCGTTCGCACTGTGGAAGGCCACCTTTACCAGGTCTTTACCAAGCTCGGAGTTACGTCCAGGGGTGATCTGACTGGACTCGTCTAACGGCCACGCAGCCAAACCGGGAACGCCGTATCGATTGCTCACGGGCCGGCGTGAACCGCTGGAGCGGATCTGCAACATCATCCGCAGCCGTACGAGCCAGGCAGTGTTCCTCATGGCGGGTCCGGGCATCGGGAAGTCAACGCTGACAGAGGCCATCACCGAGCGGCTTGCACAAGAGATGATCATTGTTCAGATCCACGGAAGTTCGTCGCTATCCGGCGTTCCCTTTGGAGTCCTGGCGCCTTACACGGCGGAGCTGACGGCAGAGGACTCCGTGTCCCCGGTGGCTGTTCTGCGGTCCGTGTGGAGGTACTTTGAGAAGCTGAAAGCCGGCAGGGATACCCCGTTGCTTCTGATGATGGATGACGCCCATCACCTGGACGAGGCAACGGCCGGCATTGTGGCCGACATGATCTCCGCCGGCTGGGCCACCGTGCTTGCTGCCGGCAGGCCGCGGCCCGGGCTGCCGCAGCCACTCGCGCAGCTCTGGTATGACGGTCTCGCTGACCGTGTGGATCTGCGTCCCATGAACCGGGAGCAGATCGAGGAAGTCCTCTCCCATGCACTTGATGGAACAGTCCCGTCCGGAACCATTGACACTATCTGGAGCGCCTCCGGCGGAAATCCGCGGATTCTTGATGCCTTGCTGCACGATGCCGCCGAACGGGGCCAACTCGCAAAGCGGAACGGGATCTGGATGTTGCTGGGCCCCCTGCCTGCCGACGGGCCCAGGCTCACCGAGGTAGTGGTGAAGGACATGCTCCGCCGCAGCCCGGAGGAGCAGGAAGTACTGAAACTAGTCGCCCTCGCCGGACCCGTGAGCCGGAAGGTGATCGAGGATATCTTTGGCGCCGAACTGGTGCGAACGCTGCTGGACCAGCAGATGATGGTCGAGGGTTCCGGCATTCCAGCCGATCTCCGGATCTGGAACTCCGTGTTCGGCGAGGCGCTCCGCACCAGTATCTCGGTTTCCCGGAGCCTGCAGCTGCTTGAAAAGATCCAGGATCAGCTGGGAACCGCTCCCGCAGGGTCCGAAGGCAGGATGAGGGCCGTGGAATGGTCCCTCGAATGTGGACTGAAAGTATCCGATCCCGAGCTGCTCGAAGCGGCCGGCACCGCGTTGGTCCACTCCCGGAACCGGAGCAGCCGGACGATGGCGGCAAAAGTCGCGGACCCGGCCCTGATGCCGCAGGCACAGGCTATCCAGGCAAGGGCTTTATTCAATGAAGGCGACTTCGTGGGTGCGGCCAAGCTCCTGGACGGATGTTGGCTGAAGCTGGGAAACGGCGCCTGGGCTGTTCCCGTCCTTTTGCTCAGGGCCATGGCGCACCAGGCCCTGGGGACACCGCTGGCAGCATTCGCAGCCGATTCCCGCGAAGCGCTCCAGAGTGCAGGCGCCATGGCTGGTCCGGATGCTGTGCCGCCTGATTCCGAAGAGACACGCGGTAATCCTGCCAGGCTCTGGCAAGAGTGCTTGCTTCGCCTGTTGGAACTTGGCGAAGCCGGCAACCACCAGGCCCTGGAGGCCGAGGTCCAGGAACTTCGGAGCAGCCGCACCGGCGATGCCACGGAGGACGCCCTGTGTGCTGTGGGACTCGCGC
It contains:
- a CDS encoding LuxR family transcriptional regulator → MSIEPLSWGRGSPLNDVELLTDTAGVIEPQRWSVPARSANLEAVRTALTSLDSLGVVITGGRGVGKSSLARTAVSELGPDIWTLQLRSGPSSGTTPYGCLAFLLARLPQAYMGSPTAILRGITSLIKSDAAGRQCVITLDTAGSIDDMSAGVLLNILLTGTARMVAVAPMISDLPADFHWLLNDRRLTEVRLDNLNELQTRQVLLSLLGHRVSASLVSTFHTMVGGNPLLLKALVTEQQHSGNLVLSDSVWTLRDKVVLDGAASLDDIVRSQWTRKSPEERDVIEMLSCARSVELSRLTAVYGAGVVADMEDSGLLEIDASDNRWVSLREKYLGDVVRSWLSITRRRELRSLLLGRTEPDPATMTVEELMAFGAWTQECEAELSPAMALAAAEAAVQLFDPYSALKYAETLKRNDPQWVPAQRQKAAAHLLMDLPVQAMAALDDISQPQLDTLDVEEFARVIAAKSRVMVWLPEHTARVPEMLQTARERLGVGPGIAKGWPEPLAAAANRISLSEFEYQAFVGDYASALPAMEAAADPEQNPDTWFRMNSAVILMPALSMTGREMDALSLMRQLGGQISDAAEIVGLRERFAGRAYNVLLMAGQWRRCIDLLDPPSARDFHRLPYRSAAAELSAGIAYVYSGRGAVALDSLLSAAAQLELRPVQSMLRAAYAAIAFAYAQIGNAGQSRKYLDRLQRTAGAADHATRSSTEFCADMAARWLGDSDAATRLKQSARRDIAAGRFTLAGISLLGATVNGTEADFRLMEQVAGHRQGPLAEISRLIAVGSRTHDAKTLLAGGELAATLELDAVEARCMALAVDYARQAGDSVSARTAQARLDILAATVASLPIIPSNGSPLLTARERQIARLAGRGASNRDIAVEMGVSVRTVEGHLYQVFTKLGVTSRGDLTGLV
- the pth gene encoding aminoacyl-tRNA hydrolase, which encodes MTDTWLIVGLGNPGAEYKGNRHNVGQMVLDELAGRMGGKFKTHKARAQVLEGRLGIGGPRVVLSKPMSYMNVSGGPVAGLANFYGIDPDHVVAVHDEIDVPFNTVKLKCGGGEGGHNGLRDMSKALATKDYLRVRVGVGRPPGRMDTADYVLRDFGTTERKDLPFLLDEAADAVEMLVRDGLTAAQQKFHPARSDV
- a CDS encoding LuxR C-terminal-related transcriptional regulator, with product MLTGRREPLERICNIIRSRTSQAVFLMAGPGIGKSTLTEAITERLAQEMIIVQIHGSSSLSGVPFGVLAPYTAELTAEDSVSPVAVLRSVWRYFEKLKAGRDTPLLLMMDDAHHLDEATAGIVADMISAGWATVLAAGRPRPGLPQPLAQLWYDGLADRVDLRPMNREQIEEVLSHALDGTVPSGTIDTIWSASGGNPRILDALLHDAAERGQLAKRNGIWMLLGPLPADGPRLTEVVVKDMLRRSPEEQEVLKLVALAGPVSRKVIEDIFGAELVRTLLDQQMMVEGSGIPADLRIWNSVFGEALRTSISVSRSLQLLEKIQDQLGTAPAGSEGRMRAVEWSLECGLKVSDPELLEAAGTALVHSRNRSSRTMAAKVADPALMPQAQAIQARALFNEGDFVGAAKLLDGCWLKLGNGAWAVPVLLLRAMAHQALGTPLAAFAADSREALQSAGAMAGPDAVPPDSEETRGNPARLWQECLLRLLELGEAGNHQALEAEVQELRSSRTGDATEDALCAVGLALLAHSLASAGRSVQGLDTALLAASELSSLQGGVFFFNEFVLGRLVADYLAMGEWDSAERELANYVAGQPRGVAYFGGSLEVLRGYSLLRQGRMERAYQTLLPAVETLRLNDPLQLFRFGSGLAFYVAARLGDAAQASRLELDYKDSPQGSTGYGILATAYAAAASEYVAHDGKGLASLHTLATTPEVTSRAGTLLELLALCWDLGDHSVIPLVHSLAGSVEGRWAAAMLALAGHWESGDADAIMDTAAMLEGAGFVNLAREAYARSSTVLESFGERRRARQAVALREKCDHELGERFREGHFIAAAPSVHLTRREQDIVELAVKGLTDREIAQKLMVSVRTVEGHLYRTYVKLGVRSRDELASALPH